From one Plantibacter flavus genomic stretch:
- a CDS encoding MFS transporter translates to MSEPTNPHTAPVALRPRRELLAWRNAIFVVFALSGLSIATWVARIPAIRDNLGLTTGTVGLLILGMSIGSVVGLVASQHLLARLGPRRGMQLVLGLVATGLLLIGVGASLVPLAGIVLVGLIVFGFGNGALDVMMNVEGAAAEQELGKTVMPLMHACFSFGTVAGAGLGALASAIGLEVFWHALIMAVAITVATVVAVRFVPVQQNVAAEADDAPQTPWQERLRESLSVWADGRLILIGVIILGMAFAEGSANDWLALAVVDGHGQSNTTGALVYGVFVTAMTVGRIVGGPLIDRFGRVPVLRVSAGAAIAGLVLFILTPVTGLMILGTVLWGLGASLGFPVGMSAAADDSKRAAARVSAVAMIGYCAFLVGPPLIGILGDAIGLLNALFVVLVLIVFAGLASPAARESSRRKR, encoded by the coding sequence GTGTCAGAGCCGACCAACCCGCACACCGCCCCCGTCGCCCTGCGACCACGCCGCGAACTGCTCGCCTGGCGGAACGCGATCTTCGTGGTCTTCGCCCTCAGCGGTCTCAGCATCGCGACGTGGGTGGCCCGCATCCCCGCCATCCGCGACAACCTCGGACTCACCACCGGCACCGTCGGGCTGCTCATCCTCGGGATGTCGATCGGATCGGTCGTCGGCCTCGTCGCCTCCCAGCACCTGCTCGCGCGACTCGGACCGCGGCGAGGCATGCAGCTGGTGCTCGGGCTCGTCGCGACCGGCCTCCTCCTCATCGGCGTCGGCGCGAGCCTCGTACCGCTCGCTGGGATCGTGCTGGTCGGGCTCATCGTCTTCGGCTTCGGAAACGGAGCCCTCGACGTGATGATGAACGTCGAGGGAGCCGCGGCCGAACAGGAACTCGGCAAGACGGTGATGCCGCTGATGCACGCGTGCTTCAGCTTCGGCACGGTCGCCGGAGCGGGGCTCGGCGCTCTGGCCTCGGCGATCGGCCTCGAGGTGTTCTGGCACGCGCTCATCATGGCGGTCGCCATCACCGTCGCGACCGTCGTCGCCGTGCGCTTCGTCCCGGTCCAGCAGAACGTGGCCGCCGAAGCCGACGACGCACCGCAGACGCCGTGGCAGGAGCGTCTCCGCGAGAGCCTCTCGGTCTGGGCGGACGGCCGGCTCATCCTCATCGGCGTCATCATCCTCGGTATGGCGTTCGCCGAGGGCAGTGCCAACGACTGGCTCGCTTTGGCCGTCGTCGACGGCCACGGGCAGAGCAACACGACCGGCGCGCTCGTCTACGGGGTCTTCGTCACCGCGATGACCGTCGGTCGCATCGTCGGCGGGCCCCTCATCGACCGCTTCGGACGGGTGCCGGTGCTCCGGGTGTCGGCTGGAGCCGCGATCGCCGGGCTCGTCCTCTTCATCCTCACGCCGGTGACCGGACTGATGATCCTCGGCACCGTGCTCTGGGGACTCGGCGCCTCGCTCGGGTTCCCGGTGGGCATGTCAGCCGCGGCCGACGACTCCAAGCGCGCTGCGGCACGGGTGAGTGCCGTCGCGATGATCGGCTACTGCGCGTTCCTCGTCGGTCCGCCGCTCATCGGCATCCTCGGCGACGCCATCGGTCTCCTGAACGCCCTGTTCGTCGTGCTCGTGCTCATCGTGTTCGCCGGCCTTGCCTCTCCGGCCGCCCGCGAGAGCAGCCGCCGCAAGCGCTGA
- a CDS encoding LacI family DNA-binding transcriptional regulator: protein MDQETRPSRPTLADVAERAGVSPSTASLAFSGAGPVSEATKQRVLQAAADLDYAGPDPRARSLRQGRSGIVGAVVAGRIGHSFRDPVMVQTLDGLADELGAVGAGLLLLNDAQEGTLQLSNAPMDGVVLIGCSPNLDSSVAILSRRGMPIVSIEGLAALGVPDIAVDNRGGVRAEAQHLADLGHERVAVVTLNLDPTERRGPLTPEWERSATTVPAIERLQGLRDVFSDAQGFVTTGSSLEEGRVAGHSILDVPADERPTAIAAQSDLLAAGVIRAAEELGISVPAELSVVGFDGIRVEGLDYDLTTVWQPSREKGSAAGRAIIAMLDGRDPECEQFSVRFHRGATTARVPAPQR, encoded by the coding sequence GTGGACCAGGAAACACGCCCCTCGCGACCGACGCTCGCCGATGTCGCCGAGCGCGCGGGGGTGTCACCATCGACCGCCTCGCTCGCGTTCAGCGGCGCCGGACCCGTGTCCGAAGCGACCAAGCAGCGCGTGCTGCAGGCTGCCGCCGACCTCGACTACGCCGGACCCGACCCCCGGGCCCGCTCCCTCCGTCAGGGACGCAGCGGCATCGTGGGAGCCGTCGTCGCCGGCCGGATCGGGCACTCCTTCCGCGACCCCGTGATGGTCCAGACCCTCGACGGACTCGCCGACGAGCTCGGTGCGGTCGGCGCGGGACTCCTCCTGCTGAACGACGCGCAGGAGGGCACCCTGCAGTTGAGCAACGCGCCGATGGACGGCGTCGTCCTCATCGGCTGCAGCCCGAACCTCGACAGCTCGGTCGCGATCCTCAGTCGACGGGGGATGCCGATCGTGTCGATCGAGGGCCTCGCAGCCCTCGGCGTGCCCGACATCGCCGTCGACAACCGCGGCGGCGTGCGTGCGGAGGCCCAGCACCTCGCCGACCTCGGCCACGAGCGCGTCGCCGTCGTCACCCTCAACCTCGATCCGACCGAACGCCGCGGCCCGCTCACGCCCGAGTGGGAGCGATCTGCCACGACGGTCCCCGCGATCGAGCGCCTGCAGGGCCTCCGCGACGTCTTCTCCGACGCGCAGGGGTTCGTCACCACGGGGTCATCGCTCGAAGAGGGCCGAGTCGCCGGACACTCGATCCTCGACGTCCCGGCGGATGAACGCCCGACGGCGATCGCCGCGCAGAGCGACCTCCTGGCCGCCGGTGTCATCCGGGCAGCCGAGGAGCTCGGCATCTCCGTCCCCGCGGAGCTCAGCGTGGTCGGGTTCGACGGCATCCGGGTCGAGGGGCTCGACTACGACCTCACGACGGTGTGGCAGCCCTCCCGCGAGAAGGGTTCGGCCGCGGGCCGTGCGATCATCGCCATGCTCGACGGCCGCGATCCGGAGTGCGAGCAGTTCAGCGTCCGGTTCCACCGCGGAGCGACGACGGCACGGGTCCCCGCTCCACAGCGCTGA
- a CDS encoding amidohydrolase: MTDQPIATAALVQQEAAALAASLAPVYQDLHANPELSFAEHRTAALVADRITGLGYGVATGIGGTGVVGVLENGEGPTVLLRADMDGLPVLEETGLDYASVARGVDPEGNDVAVMHACGHDVHVTCLLGAAELLAARRDTWSGTLVVLFQPAEEAGGGAQAMVDDDLYARVPKPDIVFGQHVGPLPAGVVGTHGGPSFAATDAYRVTFHGRGGHGSRPQSTIDPIVMAASAVVRLQSIVSREVAGTDTAVLTVGTMHAGTKNNIIPDTAQIGVNIRSYEPHVRDRVVGSMERIIRAEAAASGAEREPVIEHTEAFPVLVNDPAATGAVTAVFADAFGANRVVDPGLVTGSEDVGMLATAADAPIVYWILGGADPQAFAAAYASGRMEQDLPGNHSSKFAPLIHPTLDTGIAALSLAALSRLSGTVATA; the protein is encoded by the coding sequence ATGACCGACCAGCCCATCGCCACCGCAGCACTCGTCCAGCAGGAGGCGGCGGCGCTCGCCGCGTCTCTCGCCCCGGTCTACCAGGATCTCCACGCCAATCCGGAGCTCTCCTTCGCGGAGCACCGGACCGCCGCCCTCGTCGCGGATCGCATCACCGGCCTCGGGTACGGGGTCGCGACGGGGATCGGCGGCACCGGCGTCGTCGGCGTCCTGGAGAACGGTGAAGGTCCGACGGTCCTGCTGCGGGCCGACATGGACGGCCTGCCCGTCCTGGAGGAGACGGGCCTCGATTACGCGAGCGTCGCACGCGGGGTCGACCCGGAGGGTAACGACGTCGCGGTCATGCACGCCTGCGGCCACGACGTCCACGTCACCTGCCTGCTGGGCGCCGCCGAACTGCTCGCCGCACGGCGCGACACCTGGTCCGGGACGCTCGTCGTCCTGTTCCAGCCGGCCGAGGAGGCCGGTGGCGGTGCGCAGGCGATGGTCGACGACGACCTCTACGCACGCGTCCCGAAGCCCGACATCGTGTTCGGCCAGCACGTCGGTCCGCTGCCGGCCGGTGTCGTCGGCACGCACGGCGGGCCGTCGTTCGCCGCGACCGACGCCTACCGCGTCACCTTCCACGGCCGCGGCGGGCATGGATCCCGCCCGCAGTCGACGATCGACCCGATCGTGATGGCGGCGTCGGCGGTCGTCCGCCTGCAGAGCATCGTGTCCCGCGAGGTCGCCGGGACCGACACCGCGGTGCTCACCGTCGGCACGATGCACGCCGGCACCAAGAACAACATCATCCCCGACACCGCGCAGATCGGCGTCAACATCCGCAGCTACGAGCCGCACGTGCGCGACCGCGTCGTCGGCTCCATGGAGCGCATCATCCGGGCCGAGGCCGCGGCGTCGGGCGCCGAGCGGGAACCGGTGATCGAACACACCGAGGCCTTCCCGGTGCTCGTGAACGATCCCGCGGCGACCGGTGCGGTGACGGCGGTGTTCGCCGACGCGTTCGGTGCCAACCGCGTCGTCGACCCCGGTCTGGTCACGGGCAGCGAGGACGTCGGCATGCTGGCGACGGCCGCAGACGCGCCAATCGTCTACTGGATCCTCGGCGGCGCCGACCCGCAGGCCTTCGCCGCAGCCTACGCGTCGGGGCGCATGGAGCAAGACCTCCCGGGCAATCACTCCTCGAAGTTCGCCCCGCTCATCCACCCGACGCTCGACACCGGCATCGCCGCCCTCTCGCTCGCCGCCCTGTCGCGGCTCTCCGGAACGGTGGCGACCGCGTGA
- a CDS encoding YbjQ family protein encodes MTTDTVAGHRIDAVLGEVIGLTVRARDWGSSMSIGFSALGGGEVPGMTALLFESRQEVMRRLVADAEQRGANAVLAMRLETTDIGGAWTQLTAYGTAAYLVPIPAGEPGATGQSAYAAAQPDAPKPRGQV; translated from the coding sequence GTGACGACGGACACCGTCGCCGGTCACCGCATCGACGCCGTCCTCGGCGAGGTCATCGGCCTCACGGTGCGCGCTCGCGACTGGGGCTCCTCCATGTCGATCGGCTTCTCCGCGCTCGGCGGCGGAGAAGTCCCGGGGATGACCGCGCTGCTGTTCGAGTCCCGTCAGGAGGTCATGCGGCGCTTGGTCGCCGACGCCGAACAGCGCGGCGCCAACGCGGTCCTCGCCATGCGCCTCGAGACCACCGACATCGGTGGGGCGTGGACGCAGCTGACGGCGTACGGCACCGCGGCTTATCTCGTCCCGATCCCCGCGGGCGAACCCGGAGCGACCGGCCAGTCCGCCTACGCGGCGGCGCAACCCGACGCCCCGAAGCCCCGGGGTCAGGTCTAG
- a CDS encoding response regulator: MTRIRIVVADDHPIVRSGIVALLGRADDLEVVAEVADGAAAVAAAEEHRPDLVLMDLRMPVLGGAEATARIVQRVPGVRVLVLTTYETDDDILGAIEAGAGGYLLKAAPEQEILAGIRSVVAGQTVLAPTIAATLVGRMQGGTSTRPQLSARELEVLALVAAGNSNRAIAAALFISESTVKTHLLHVFEKLEVADRTRAVTRAQELRLL; encoded by the coding sequence ATGACACGGATCAGGATCGTCGTCGCGGACGACCACCCCATCGTGCGATCGGGCATCGTCGCTCTCCTCGGGCGCGCGGACGACCTCGAGGTCGTGGCCGAGGTGGCGGACGGCGCTGCGGCGGTCGCGGCGGCCGAGGAGCACCGGCCGGACCTCGTGCTCATGGACCTGCGCATGCCGGTCCTCGGCGGCGCGGAGGCGACAGCGCGCATCGTGCAGCGCGTGCCAGGCGTCCGGGTGCTCGTCCTCACGACCTACGAGACCGACGACGACATCCTCGGCGCGATCGAGGCCGGAGCCGGCGGCTACCTGTTGAAGGCGGCGCCCGAGCAGGAGATCCTGGCCGGCATCCGTTCAGTGGTCGCCGGTCAGACGGTGCTCGCACCCACGATCGCGGCGACGCTCGTCGGCCGCATGCAGGGTGGGACCTCCACCCGCCCGCAGCTCAGCGCTCGCGAGCTCGAGGTCCTCGCGCTCGTCGCCGCCGGAAACAGCAACCGCGCGATCGCGGCAGCGCTCTTCATCTCGGAGTCGACGGTGAAGACGCACCTGCTGCACGTCTTCGAGAAGCTCGAGGTGGCCGACCGGACCCGGGCCGTCACCCGTGCCCAGGAGCTCCGCCTGCTCTGA
- a CDS encoding sensor histidine kinase produces MDGRRWWDVAFGAGCAIVGALVSVSAAGAPERVVGVWIVLAALCLVYYTVGRRTMERPQGGLWFAITLIALTAVGTAFSPNVLTLQCLVFPLLWVLTPNTRNAIILNIASAATLALGFIVGLGATPDVILQGLAIQSVSLVFALSLGLWITRIAELGDEKARLLVSLQAAQAETERASREAGAAAERERMARDIHDTIAQSLTSVVLLAQRARSEVGATVAGTPDASPLDGRPVAALDSIDLIESTARDALREARSLVATTAAMPAADTTLGDSLRRLGERFARETGVAVDIDAPSERFERAPEVVLLRSAQEGLANIRKHASAARVELVLTVDDGWAELRITDDGVGIADPDGALLGTSPGAGFGLHGMHDRVTLLGGTVELTSAAGAGTTVRVRVPVTIEASPSTSSATGIPTSSGTRQDTR; encoded by the coding sequence ATGGACGGACGACGGTGGTGGGATGTCGCGTTCGGCGCGGGGTGCGCGATCGTCGGCGCGCTCGTGAGCGTCAGCGCGGCCGGGGCACCGGAACGGGTCGTCGGCGTCTGGATCGTGCTGGCGGCGCTCTGCCTCGTCTATTACACGGTCGGGCGACGCACCATGGAGCGACCGCAGGGCGGGCTCTGGTTCGCGATCACCCTCATCGCGCTCACCGCCGTCGGGACGGCGTTCTCCCCGAACGTCCTGACCCTGCAGTGCCTCGTGTTCCCGCTGCTGTGGGTGCTGACACCGAACACCCGGAACGCGATCATCCTCAACATCGCGAGCGCCGCGACCCTCGCCCTCGGCTTCATCGTCGGGCTGGGCGCCACCCCCGACGTGATCCTGCAGGGACTCGCGATCCAGAGCGTCTCGCTCGTCTTCGCGCTGTCCCTCGGTCTCTGGATCACCCGGATCGCCGAGCTCGGCGACGAGAAGGCACGACTCCTGGTCAGTCTGCAGGCGGCCCAGGCCGAAACGGAACGGGCGAGCCGGGAAGCCGGAGCGGCCGCCGAACGGGAACGCATGGCGCGCGACATCCACGACACGATCGCGCAGAGCCTCACGAGCGTGGTGCTGCTCGCTCAACGGGCCCGCTCCGAGGTCGGCGCGACCGTCGCAGGCACGCCGGACGCCTCCCCGCTGGACGGTCGCCCGGTCGCCGCCCTCGACAGCATCGACCTCATCGAGAGCACGGCGCGCGACGCCCTCCGCGAGGCGAGATCCCTCGTGGCCACGACGGCGGCGATGCCGGCCGCCGACACGACGCTCGGTGACAGCCTCCGACGCTTGGGCGAGCGGTTCGCCCGCGAGACCGGCGTGGCCGTCGACATCGACGCCCCGTCCGAACGGTTCGAGCGGGCACCCGAGGTCGTGCTGCTCCGGAGCGCCCAGGAAGGGCTCGCGAACATCCGGAAGCACGCCTCCGCCGCCCGCGTCGAGCTCGTGCTCACCGTCGACGACGGCTGGGCCGAACTGCGGATCACCGACGACGGCGTCGGGATCGCGGACCCGGACGGCGCGCTCCTCGGGACCAGCCCGGGCGCGGGCTTCGGGCTGCACGGCATGCACGACCGGGTGACGCTGCTCGGTGGGACGGTGGAACTCACGAGTGCCGCCGGAGCGGGGACGACGGTTCGGGTGCGAGTGCCGGTGACGATCGAAGCGAGCCCTTCGACGAGCTCAGCGACCGGGATTCCGACAAGCTCAGGGACCAGACAGGACACACGATGA
- a CDS encoding ABC transporter permease, with protein MTAIDRTTTPLVPALPRGRTLRLGASRIGYETRIYFRSGDQVFFTFLFPVVMLAIFSTAFSAMGNVGEAPDGTGGVSQAAFYLPGMIAAGILLSGVQNLATDIATEKSDGTLKRLGGSPLPVISYFLGKMGQVLVTSVLQIALLLLVARFLFDVTLPTEPERWLTFAWVYLLGIATSAVLGIALSALPRTGKSATAVIIPIVLVLQFISGVYLSFTMLPEWLQNVASVFPLKWIAQGMRSVFLPEGFASQEPSGGWDLPTVALVLVVWAIVGLVLTRLTFRWVRRS; from the coding sequence ATGACCGCCATCGACCGCACCACGACCCCCCTCGTCCCGGCACTCCCCCGCGGACGCACCCTCCGGCTCGGAGCCAGCCGGATCGGTTATGAGACCCGCATCTACTTCCGCTCCGGCGACCAGGTGTTCTTCACCTTCCTCTTCCCCGTCGTGATGCTCGCGATCTTCTCGACCGCCTTCAGCGCGATGGGGAACGTGGGCGAGGCACCCGACGGCACCGGCGGGGTCAGCCAGGCCGCCTTCTACCTGCCCGGCATGATCGCCGCCGGCATCCTCCTCTCGGGCGTCCAGAACCTCGCGACCGACATCGCGACGGAGAAGAGCGACGGCACGCTCAAGCGTCTCGGCGGCAGCCCGCTCCCGGTGATCTCCTACTTCCTCGGGAAGATGGGGCAGGTCCTCGTCACCTCGGTGCTCCAGATCGCGCTGCTACTCCTCGTCGCGCGGTTCCTGTTCGACGTCACCCTGCCGACCGAGCCCGAGCGGTGGCTCACCTTCGCCTGGGTCTACCTGCTCGGCATCGCCACGTCGGCGGTCCTCGGTATCGCCCTGTCGGCGCTCCCCCGCACGGGCAAGAGCGCGACGGCCGTCATCATCCCGATCGTGCTCGTGCTGCAGTTCATCTCTGGCGTCTACCTCTCGTTCACGATGCTCCCCGAGTGGCTGCAGAACGTCGCGAGTGTCTTCCCGCTCAAGTGGATCGCGCAGGGCATGCGCTCCGTCTTCCTGCCGGAGGGGTTCGCCTCGCAGGAGCCGTCCGGTGGCTGGGACCTCCCGACGGTCGCGCTCGTCCTCGTCGTCTGGGCGATCGTCGGCCTCGTCCTCACCCGACTCACCTTCCGCTGGGTCCGCCGCTCCTAG
- a CDS encoding ABC transporter ATP-binding protein translates to MSTRPIIEVRELRKQYGDFTAVDGVSFDIHPGETFALLGPNGAGKSTTIEILEGYRHRTGGEASVLGVDPAKGGLDWKARLGIVLQSSAEAANVTVREQLTQFARYYADPRDVDEVIEAVGLTSKAGTRIGKLSGGQRRRVDVALGVVGRPALLFLDEPTTGFDPEARRQFWDLIRSLKRDGTTILLTTHYLDEAAQLADRVAVIAAGRLVEIGAVDEIGGAEARIPVVRWRDEHGLREERTETPAARVAALTAAAGGEPRDLEVIRPSLEDIYLGLVHAADGAASSTTPSAAPSPATQVTTTGIGA, encoded by the coding sequence ATGAGCACACGACCGATCATCGAGGTCCGCGAGCTGCGCAAGCAGTACGGCGATTTCACCGCCGTCGACGGGGTCTCCTTCGACATCCACCCGGGCGAGACCTTCGCCCTGCTCGGCCCGAACGGTGCCGGGAAGAGCACCACGATCGAGATCCTCGAGGGCTACCGGCACCGGACGGGCGGCGAGGCGAGCGTCCTCGGTGTCGACCCGGCGAAGGGCGGTCTCGACTGGAAGGCCCGCCTCGGCATCGTCCTCCAGTCGAGCGCCGAGGCCGCCAACGTCACGGTCCGGGAGCAGCTCACACAGTTCGCCCGGTACTACGCGGACCCGCGGGACGTGGACGAGGTCATCGAGGCGGTCGGGCTCACGAGCAAGGCGGGCACGCGCATCGGCAAGCTCTCGGGCGGTCAGCGTCGCCGGGTCGACGTGGCCCTCGGGGTGGTCGGCCGCCCGGCCCTCCTCTTCCTCGACGAGCCGACGACCGGGTTCGACCCCGAGGCGCGTCGGCAGTTCTGGGACCTCATCCGCTCGCTCAAACGCGACGGTACGACCATCCTCCTCACCACCCACTACCTCGACGAAGCCGCCCAGCTCGCCGACCGCGTCGCCGTCATCGCGGCGGGTCGACTCGTGGAGATCGGCGCGGTCGACGAGATCGGCGGCGCCGAGGCCCGGATCCCGGTGGTGCGCTGGCGCGACGAGCACGGCCTCCGCGAGGAACGGACCGAGACTCCGGCTGCCCGCGTCGCCGCCCTCACCGCTGCCGCAGGTGGAGAACCGCGTGACCTGGAGGTCATCCGTCCGAGCCTCGAGGACATCTACCTCGGGCTCGTCCACGCGGCCGACGGCGCTGCGTCGTCGACCACCCCATCAGCAGCACCGTCACCGGCCACGCAGGTCACCACGACAGGAATCGGCGCATGA
- a CDS encoding DeoR/GlpR family DNA-binding transcription regulator, with the protein MERSDRVILVADHSKLGRVLMSRVGGIEDVDVLITDADDGDEMVGAMPATVRVVLVEPRA; encoded by the coding sequence TTGGAACGGTCCGACCGTGTCATCCTCGTCGCAGACCACTCCAAACTCGGACGGGTGCTCATGTCCCGCGTGGGAGGGATCGAAGACGTCGACGTCCTGATCACCGACGCCGACGACGGCGACGAGATGGTGGGTGCCATGCCCGCCACGGTCCGGGTGGTGCTCGTGGAGCCGAGGGCGTGA
- a CDS encoding triose-phosphate isomerase translates to MTPAVLTGPFFEIGPKNLLRLGETIDLAVAAGLAGRRHGVSVVFTVPTAFIAPVRDAAPHVLVFAQEMHGDRPGPSVGRTLPEALSDVGAHGVMLDHDSNPLPPGALVPAVERAQEVGLMTMVCAADDRAVRALLPLAPTVVLYEPPSLIGRAGGGDRPWIGGITAEAAAVAPEVLMMHAGGVAVPDDAFRIMRAGAHGTGATSGVVLSDAPAQAAERFIAATRDGFDAARA, encoded by the coding sequence GTGACCCCCGCTGTGCTGACCGGCCCGTTCTTCGAGATCGGGCCGAAGAACCTGCTCCGACTCGGTGAGACGATCGACCTCGCGGTGGCGGCCGGGCTGGCCGGTCGACGTCACGGCGTGTCCGTGGTCTTCACCGTCCCCACCGCGTTCATCGCCCCGGTGCGGGACGCGGCGCCGCACGTCCTCGTGTTCGCGCAGGAGATGCACGGCGACCGCCCGGGGCCGAGTGTGGGCCGTACCCTGCCGGAAGCCCTGTCGGACGTCGGAGCCCACGGCGTCATGCTCGACCACGACAGCAACCCCCTCCCGCCGGGTGCCCTCGTACCCGCCGTCGAACGCGCTCAGGAGGTCGGACTCATGACGATGGTCTGCGCCGCCGACGACCGGGCCGTGCGTGCGCTGCTGCCGCTCGCCCCCACGGTGGTGCTCTACGAGCCGCCGTCGCTGATCGGCCGTGCCGGTGGTGGCGACCGTCCGTGGATCGGGGGCATCACCGCCGAAGCGGCGGCCGTGGCGCCGGAGGTGCTCATGATGCACGCGGGCGGGGTCGCCGTTCCGGACGACGCCTTCCGCATCATGCGCGCCGGCGCCCACGGCACCGGAGCCACCTCGGGTGTCGTGCTCAGCGACGCGCCGGCGCAGGCGGCCGAACGGTTCATCGCGGCGACCCGCGATGGCTTCGACGCGGCGAGGGCGTGA